GGACTACGACTTGCGCGAGATATTTCGTTACATCAACGAAACGGCGCTCTTCAAGAATCAATGGCAGTTGAAAACCGCTTCGCAATCGGATTACGTGCGCCTAGTGGATGAGAAATTTCGGCCAATTCTGTGCAAGTTGGAAGACGAGGTCGCGGAGTCGGGTTTGTTCGAACCCAAAGTAGTGTATGGATACTTCCCGGCTCAAGGGGATGGAAACGATGTGGTGGTGTATCAAGCGCCGAATAGCTCGATAGGAACAGCAGGTTCCCTTCGACAAGCTCAGGGCAGGCTCTCGACTCCGCAGGATGATTCGAAAGCGGATGATCCCGCTCCGCTCGGGATGACAAGTTCAGGAGAAGGACAACGGGAACTTCTGCGTTTCACCTTTCCGCGGCAGCGAGAGGGGCGGCGGTTGTGTTTGTCGGATTTCTTCGCACCAAAGGCATCGGGAAAGATGGATGTCATCGGGCTCTCTCTGGTCACGATCGGACATAAGGCTTCCATCGAGACGCAGCGATTATTCGAGGGCGGAGAGTATACGAAATATCTCTACCTGCATGGGCTGAGCGTCGAGACCGCCGAGGCGCTGGCGGAGTTTCATCACAAAAAGATGCGCGAGGAATTGGGAATCGCCGGCGAAGACTCGGCCGAGATTCGCGATTTGTTTCATCAGAAATATCGCGGCTCGCGCTATTCGTTTGGTTATCCGGCGTGCCCGAATCTGGAAGATCAGACCAAGCTGTTTGCTTTGTTGAAGCCGGAAGAAAACGTTGGCGTGCGGCTCACCTCTGGGTTTTTGCTCGAGCCGGAGCAATCAACGTCGGCGATTGTGGTGCATCATCCGGCGGCGAAATATTTTGTAGTTTAGGCAAAAAGCTCAACCACAAAGGGCACAGCGGAACACGGAGGAAACTCCCGAGTTAGAAAGTCGCCGCGAGCCGGACGAAATAGCTTCGTGGCGGGCCGATAGCATTGCCCGAGAAGAGTCCCCCGAAGTCGATAACGTTCAGGCGGTTGTTGAGATTTTCGCCGTCGGCTTGCAGGCGAAGAGTGAGCTTGTCCGACTTGTAAAGATCGGCTCCGGTCGACATGTCGAACGAGAACGTGGGCTTGATGCGGCCGCTGTTGATGTTGATCCGGTCGACCACGGCCTGACCGTATTCCGCTAATGCCTGCGCGTAAGTGCCGCCGAAATCAAAGGGCAGACCGCTACCATATTCGGCGCCGCTGGCCACCCATACGCGCTGGGTGAGCTGATAGCGGACCCGGATTCGGGCCGTGTTGCGCTGATCCTGCGAATCGGGAAAATGCCCGGTCAGCTGGGTCGTAGCATTGGTCGCATCGTCCCCGAGGAACAGGCCGCCAGTAACCGGGAACCAGGCATTTCCCACAATGTAGGAATAGCTGAGAAAACCGGAAAAGCGCCCCCAATGGGGCACTTCGATCTTGCCTTCGGCGCCGTAGAGAATCGCCTTGCGAAAAGCGATAGGAAAGCTGATGGCGGTGCTGAGAATCTGATCGTCATCGGCATAATTGTTGACGTAGCGACGAAAATAATTCCCGTCGAAACGCATTTGTCTCAAGAAGCTCTTGCTCCCACCCAATTCGAAATAGTTGCCGTGCGATGGTTCGACCGGCAAACGCAACACGCTGGGATTCAGAGACGTCACCTGAGCGGAACTCGACAGCAGGATATTCTCAAACGAGGGCGTTTGAAAGACTCTGTCATAGGAAGCGTGAACGATCAAGCCTGCGTCGGGAAAGTAGCGCGAGACGGCAAACCGCGGGCTGACGGCATTTTGGTTGACCAGCAGTTGGTAGCGATCCCACCGAAGTCCGGCGTCCACGGTCCAGTTTTTGAAATGAATGAGATCTTGAACGTAAGCGGACTGCTCAAGATTGGGACGGCTGCCGGCGAATGCGAAAGTCGTAGGCGTGCCGTCGTGGAAGGGATAAAAGGGATCGTTGGGATTCGCGGTAATCATGTAGCTGAAATTTTCATGAAGAAATACGTTGTCCGACTCGATCCCCGCTTTCCATTCCTGATGGCCATGATGCACGGACATGTCGGCATTGACATATCCCTCCCTGAATTCGTTGTGCTGTACTGCGATGAGGGGCCAGGAAGAAGCGTTGGAATTAAGGTCGTTAGAGTTGTCGCGAACCATGCCACGGATGTCGGCCAGAGTATTGGGCGAAAAGATATGTTGATAGGAGGCCATGCCGATGGTCTCGAAATTGTCGCCGGTCTGGAGTTGAGAGGGGGTTCCCGCCGGTGGCGCGGGCGTCCGAAGCTGTGGGTCTTGCTGAATTTCCTCGTTGGGAATTTCATAGCGCGAAAGTTCGTGGCGAAGGCTAAGGGTCAGGCGGTCTTTGGGTGTGAAATCGCGCTCGAAACTCAGGGAAAAATCTCCGCTGGTGCCGCGATTGGTGAAATTCTCGGGAACGACAGGGTTGAGATAGTGGGCAGTCGTGCTGCCTGAAGCGCTGGCCCCGAACGTGTTTTTATTCCAGGTGTCTTGCACCCGGAGGAAGGCTCCAGCCGTGTCAAGGCTGCCTCCGGAAAGCACAGCTTGGCCGTGAAAACCTGGCTGCGCGTCACGCAGAGTGTTGACTTCTACCACCCCTCCCATCTTGCGCCCATATTCAGCAGGAATACCGGCCGTGTAAATAGTGAGCGAGTCGACATCGTCGGCCTCGATTTCCGGGCCGAAGCTGGGTGAGCGATTGTCGGTGAGCGGGATTCCATCGACGACGAATTGAGTTTGATATTCCGAGCCGCGGGGGTGCAGCACGGCATTGCCTTCATAAAGCCACCCCGGCTGCGAGTTGACCAAGTCCTGGAGCGATCGGCCCGGCAGCGACGTCGTGCGCGTCTCAATCGCCTGGCCCCCGATTTCATTGGCCGCGCCCGCGCGGTCGGAATCGATAAGAGCGGCGGCATCCTGCACAGTGACGGAGGTTGAGAGCGGCGCGACGTTGAGCTTGACGGAATATTCGATAGGAATCGCAGAGCGAACTTCTACCGAGGTGACAACGTCCGCGAACCCCGGCTGCTGGATCCGCACTCGATACAAGCCAAAGGGCAAACGCTTCGCAATCAGCGTACCCGCGTCGTCGGTTACCAGCATACTTCGATATTCGTTAGCTTCACTAACTAGTTGGACCGCCGTCTTGACCCCGAGCCCCTGAGGATCGAGGACCTTCAGACGCAGCTCTCCGGTGTTGCTCTGCGCGGACAGGGGCAGGGCAAGTAGCAGGAATCCGAGGTGGAGCAACCGGTGCACAAGTTTGGTCGGGGGAATTCTTATGATACCAGCCGAGCAGATGGCGAGTGGGGTTACCGAGGGCATCCTCGGAGACTGTCGTTTGCTCTCAAATGTTTTACAAAATGCAGACAGTTTTGTGACAAAAGCAGGCAGGAGATGAAGCATCGTCTAATCAGATCCTGACGTGGGTTGTCGAATCTGGCCGCGGCCAACGCGCGTTGTGTAAACCACCTTGCGTAAACAAGGATCGCAGACTTCAGGCCCTCCGTCATCGGGAGGGAATGGGGAAAAACTGGCGCTCGCACCGCAGGGGGTGCGGGCGCCGTTTTATTTCGCTCTTCTCGGCCATCTCAGCTCGGAGGTGCTTGTTTCAATACTGGATGCTAGAGCTCTTTACCTTCTCCGTGCACTTTCAACTGTTACAATTTTGTTGATCGGTTGGCCGGTTGATCCTGGCGATTGCCGGCTGAGCCCACAATGCGCCATGAAATGTCCTTTTTGCGGATTTGCCAATGACAAAGTCGTCGACTCGCGCGAAAGCAAGGAAGCGGAATCCATCCGCCGCCGTCGCGAGTGCCTGAAGTGCGGCAAGCGCTTCACGACCTACGAGCGTATCGACGAAATTCCCTACATGGTCGTGAAAAAGGACGGCCGGCGGGAGAAATTTGACCGTCAGAAAGTTCTCAACGGCCTGCTGCGGGCCTGCGAAAAGCGTCCGGTTCCCATCAGCAAACTCGAACAAATTGTGAACGAATCGGAATCCTTCGTCATGGAATCCGCTGAGCGCGAGCGCAAGACCAGCGAACTGGGCGAACTCATCATGAACCGCTTGCGCCGCTACGACAAAGTCGCGTATGTGCGCTTCGCGTCCGTGTACCTCGATTTCAAAGACGTTAAAGAATTCATGAATGAGTTGAAGGATCTGGTGAAAGTCAAAGGAGCGTAATCAGTGGTCAATGGCTAGTGATCTGCGCGGAGTTGCTAACCACTATCCACCGATCGGTTACCACCATTCTCTAAGGACCAATGAAGAAATGTCTCATAAAGTAACCCTAATCCCCGGCGACGGCATCGGCCCGGAAGTCACGCAGGCTACCGTGCGCATTCTGGAAGCGACCGGGGTGAAGTTCGATTGGGAAACCTTCGCCGTAGGCGCAGAAGCTTTCGAAAAATCTGGCGAATACATTCCGAAGGATCTGATTGAGTCCATCGAGCGCACCCGCGTCGGGTTGAAGGGTCCGGTGACGACGCCTGTCGGTGGCGGCTTTCCCAGCATCAACGTAGCGCTGCGAAAGAAGTTCGAGCTATACGCCAATTTCCGGCCGATCCGCAACCTGCCGCACATTCCCACGCGTTATCCCGACGTCGATCTGATCATCGTGCGCGAAAACACCGAAAGTCTTTATTCCGGGCTGGAGCACGAGGTGGTGCCCGGGGTGGTTGAAAGCCTGAAGATCATCACCGAGAAGGCCTCGACGCGCATCGCCAAGTTCGCCTTCGAGTATGCGCGGAAAAATCAGCGCAAGAAGATTCACGCCATCCACAAAGCGAATATCATGAAGTTGTCGGACGGCCTGTTCCTCCGCTGCTGTCGCATCGTCGCCAAAGATTTTCCCGAGCTTACCTATGCCGAGCACATTGTGGACAACACCTGCATGCAACTGGTGATGAACCCTTACCAGTATGACATGCTGGTCATGGAAAATCTTTACGGCGACATCATCTCCGACTTATGCGCCGCATTTGTAGGCGGATTGGGATTTGTGCCCAGCGCGAACCTCGGGGATGAGTGCGCGATCTTTGAAGCGGTGCACGGATCGGCTCCGGACATCGCGGGTAGAAATCTGGCCAATCCCACGGCGCTGCTGCGTTCGGCGCTGTTGATGCTGCGTCATCTCGGCGAACACGCGGCATCGACGCAAATTCGCAACGCGCTGGAGCGCGTCTATCGGCACACGGAAAAGCTGACCCAGGACATCGGCGGCAAGTCGGGCACATCGCAGTTCGCCGATGCGGTGATTGCAGAGATGCAAACCCCCAGTTCGTAATTGCGGAGCCCCAGACGCATTCGTCCGCGGGCCGTCGCAAAAACCCTGGATTTTACGTTGCTTTGGCCAGACTCCCCCGGACGAATGCGTCCGGGCCACGTGTTCACCGGCGCTTCAGCGCCTCCAGTTCTTCCAGCGTCCGCGGCCAGTCCGATCCCAACAATCGGGACAGACTCCGATCCGCAAGAACCTTCCCCCCGGTCTGGCAGCGCGCGCAATAGTTGGTTTCTTTATCGGCATAACGGATTCGCAGAATCTTGTCGCCGCACCTTGGGCACGGCAGACCATAACGTCCGTGCACCGCCATGTCTTTGCGAAAGGCTGTCACCTTTTCTGGAAACGCCGCCTCCGCCTCGGAGCGGAGGCGAGTGATCCAAAGCTGAAGCGTTTCCCGCGTCGCTGCGAACAACCTCTGCCACTCATAGGCGCGAAGCTTGTTGGTGACCGTAATCGGCGATAGCTGCGCCGCGTGCAGGATCTCGTCGGAATAAGCATTGCCGATGCCGCTCAACAGTCGCGGATCGGTGAGTGCTCGCTTCAATGTGTGATTCTCCGCAGTCAGCACTGCCCGAAAAGTATCTAAATCGGAAGCAAAAACATCGATCCCTCCAGCGTCGAATGTTCGCAGGCCCTCTCCTCCGCTTACGACGTGAAGCGATGCGCGTTTCTTGCTGCCGGCTTCGGTCAGAACCAGACTTCCCTCAGGGAAATCGAACGCCGCGAGATTCTGCCGTCCATTCAGCTTCGCCTCAGCAGGCCGCCAATGGAGCCGGCCCGCAATCATCAGGTGCAGCACCAGCCAGAGATCGTCGCCCATGCCAATCGCAATGCGCTTGCCAACGCGGCGCAGTTCTTTCACCGTGCGCCCCTCTGCGCTCGCCAGCGGCGGCTGCGCTGTGCGGAGAAGAAATGGGCTGGACACGCGGATTCGCTTTAGCGGCTGGCCGACGATGCGCGGTTCGAGCGCGGTGATATACGCGGCAATATCCGGCAACTCGGGCATAAATTATAGATACAGCTTGCACGGTGACGCAGGCAATTTGCAATCGGTGCTCGCGCGCCGAGGGAAAAAATCGATTTGTATACATTCCGCATTTGACTCGCGCGCTCGGTTCGGAGTACAGTGGCGCGTTCTGGGGATACTGGGGAAATGACGCGCACAACACGGCGTGTAGGGATAGTCCTCTTTCAGCTGGGTGGACCCGACACTCTGGAAGCGATCGAACCGTTTTTGTATAACCTCTTCTGCGACCCCGATATTATTGACTTTCCTTTTGCCCGCATCGGCCGCAAACCTCTCGCTAAACTGATTTCGACGACGCGGGCACGCAAGGTACAGCATCATTACGCCGCCATTGGCGGAGGCTCTCCCATACGACGGAACACGGAACGGCAGGCCCGGGCACTTGAAATCGAACTGCGCGGCCGGGGCGTCGACGCGCACTGCTTTGTGGCGATGCGGTACTGGCACCCGTTCACCCGTGAGGCGATCCAGCAACTGCGAGCCGCTGATTGCGATGAAGTCGTGCTGCTGCCCTTGTACCCGCAGCATTCCTCGACTACGACGGGCTCGAGTTTGAATGAATGGCGACGGCTCTTCACGGATGACCTGCCGATCCATTGCGTTGACACTTTCTATCGTAATACGATGTATCTGGATGCCGTTATCGAGAAGGTAAACGAAGCGCTGGCGCGCTTCCCCAATCCGGAGCGGCCGGAAATTGTGTTCAGCGCACACAGCATTCCAATGTCGATAGTTGAAAAAGGCGACCCATACAAGCGGCAGATCGAGGAAACAGTGCAGCTTCTGGCTGAGCGCGGCGGCTGGAGCAATCCCTACCGACTCTGTTACCAGAGTAAAGTGGGAGCCAGTCGCTGGCTTCAGCCTTCACTGCGCCATACTCTTCGGCAGTTGGCGGCGGAGCGGGTGCGCGAGATATGTGTGGTCCCAGTGGCTTTTGTCTCCGATCATGTCGAAACGCTGGGAGAGATCGATCACGAGGCCCGCGAAGAAGCGAAAGAACTCGGATTTGTACAGTTTGAAATGAGCGCCGGACTGAACGATTCACCAAAATTCGTACAAGCCCTGGGGCGGATCGTGCTCGAATGCCTGGGCCAGTCGGTTCATCCTCTGGTTTCTCTGAACATGATCCCAATGAACGTAACAGGTGGAAAATTTGCCGCGCCGGAATACGTGGCTGCGTCCGGTTTGGATTAGATATGCAGATCGTCAAGCATCCGGATCGAAGTATCACGATCGCGTAACAGGAGGAGAGTTCATGGCGGAGCCGGAGACCCCGCAGGTCAATCCGAATCCCGAGGCCGCGAAGCCCGAAGCAACGAAACCCGCAGCGCCGAAATCCGCAACCGCGCCGTCCGCGACGACGCCGCCGCAGGACGCCACAAAGTATGTTGGCACGCCGGCGGTAGGAACCTCGAAAGCGGCAGCGGCAGCGGGCGTGGCTGGAACGGCTCCATCGACCGACATCGACCGTCACCGCCGTCGTTTCGTCTGGACCATGGTTACCGGGTTCCTGATGGCATGGTTCCTGGCGTTTTTCCGGTTCTTCCTGCCGCGCACTCTCTTCGAACCGAACTCGGTTTTCAAGATCGGCTACCCGTCGGAATTCGCGCTCGGTGTCGATACTAAGTTTCAGCAGAAATACCGCATTTGGGTAGATCGCACGCCCGATCGGCTGTTCGTGATTTATGCGCGCTGCACGCATCTGGGCTGCACGCCCGATTGGAAGCCCAGCGAAAATAAATTCAAGTGTCCCTGCCACGGCAGCGGTTACGACAGCGAAGGGATCAACTTTGAAGGCCCTGCGCCGCGGCCCATGGACCGAGCGAAGGTCGAACTTGCGCCCGATGGACAGATCATAGTCGACACTTCGCGGCTCTATCAGTGGCCAAAGGGACAGCCCACGCACTTCAACGATCCCGGAGCGTTCTTGACGGGAGTGTAGAAGTCGTTTTGAAAGTTGAGAAAAAAGAAGGAAAGCAAAAGCAGGTTCCTCGAGTCGTCGCTCCGGCTCGCTCGGAATGACATGAGGATCGGAATGACAAAGGACAAATGGAATTATGGCCGAAGAGAATAATCCGACTGGCGGAAACGGCAAGGGTGGTAACGCCAAGAACGGTGCCAAGGCAGGGTTGCTCGAGAAAGTAACCACCGGGGTTAAAGAGGATATCCAAGCCCTCAAGACCGACATGCCTGCCAAGGCCAAGGAACAGATTGAGGGGTTGAAAGATCCGACCAAGACTCAGGTCTACACCTCGATCTTCCGCCACAAGCACGACGACACGCCGCG
Above is a window of Candidatus Sulfotelmatobacter sp. DNA encoding:
- a CDS encoding isocitrate dehydrogenase (NAD(+)) → MSHKVTLIPGDGIGPEVTQATVRILEATGVKFDWETFAVGAEAFEKSGEYIPKDLIESIERTRVGLKGPVTTPVGGGFPSINVALRKKFELYANFRPIRNLPHIPTRYPDVDLIIVRENTESLYSGLEHEVVPGVVESLKIITEKASTRIAKFAFEYARKNQRKKIHAIHKANIMKLSDGLFLRCCRIVAKDFPELTYAEHIVDNTCMQLVMNPYQYDMLVMENLYGDIISDLCAAFVGGLGFVPSANLGDECAIFEAVHGSAPDIAGRNLANPTALLRSALLMLRHLGEHAASTQIRNALERVYRHTEKLTQDIGGKSGTSQFADAVIAEMQTPSS
- the hemH gene encoding ferrochelatase; the encoded protein is MTRTTRRVGIVLFQLGGPDTLEAIEPFLYNLFCDPDIIDFPFARIGRKPLAKLISTTRARKVQHHYAAIGGGSPIRRNTERQARALEIELRGRGVDAHCFVAMRYWHPFTREAIQQLRAADCDEVVLLPLYPQHSSTTTGSSLNEWRRLFTDDLPIHCVDTFYRNTMYLDAVIEKVNEALARFPNPERPEIVFSAHSIPMSIVEKGDPYKRQIEETVQLLAERGGWSNPYRLCYQSKVGASRWLQPSLRHTLRQLAAERVREICVVPVAFVSDHVETLGEIDHEAREEAKELGFVQFEMSAGLNDSPKFVQALGRIVLECLGQSVHPLVSLNMIPMNVTGGKFAAPEYVAASGLD
- a CDS encoding TonB-dependent receptor, whose protein sequence is MLVTDDAGTLIAKRLPFGLYRVRIQQPGFADVVTSVEVRSAIPIEYSVKLNVAPLSTSVTVQDAAALIDSDRAGAANEIGGQAIETRTTSLPGRSLQDLVNSQPGWLYEGNAVLHPRGSEYQTQFVVDGIPLTDNRSPSFGPEIEADDVDSLTIYTAGIPAEYGRKMGGVVEVNTLRDAQPGFHGQAVLSGGSLDTAGAFLRVQDTWNKNTFGASASGSTTAHYLNPVVPENFTNRGTSGDFSLSFERDFTPKDRLTLSLRHELSRYEIPNEEIQQDPQLRTPAPPAGTPSQLQTGDNFETIGMASYQHIFSPNTLADIRGMVRDNSNDLNSNASSWPLIAVQHNEFREGYVNADMSVHHGHQEWKAGIESDNVFLHENFSYMITANPNDPFYPFHDGTPTTFAFAGSRPNLEQSAYVQDLIHFKNWTVDAGLRWDRYQLLVNQNAVSPRFAVSRYFPDAGLIVHASYDRVFQTPSFENILLSSSAQVTSLNPSVLRLPVEPSHGNYFELGGSKSFLRQMRFDGNYFRRYVNNYADDDQILSTAISFPIAFRKAILYGAEGKIEVPHWGRFSGFLSYSYIVGNAWFPVTGGLFLGDDATNATTQLTGHFPDSQDQRNTARIRVRYQLTQRVWVASGAEYGSGLPFDFGGTYAQALAEYGQAVVDRININSGRIKPTFSFDMSTGADLYKSDKLTLRLQADGENLNNRLNVIDFGGLFSGNAIGPPRSYFVRLAATF
- the nrdR gene encoding transcriptional regulator NrdR; this translates as MKCPFCGFANDKVVDSRESKEAESIRRRRECLKCGKRFTTYERIDEIPYMVVKKDGRREKFDRQKVLNGLLRACEKRPVPISKLEQIVNESESFVMESAERERKTSELGELIMNRLRRYDKVAYVRFASVYLDFKDVKEFMNELKDLVKVKGA
- a CDS encoding DNA-formamidopyrimidine glycosylase family protein, with amino-acid sequence MPELPDIAAYITALEPRIVGQPLKRIRVSSPFLLRTAQPPLASAEGRTVKELRRVGKRIAIGMGDDLWLVLHLMIAGRLHWRPAEAKLNGRQNLAAFDFPEGSLVLTEAGSKKRASLHVVSGGEGLRTFDAGGIDVFASDLDTFRAVLTAENHTLKRALTDPRLLSGIGNAYSDEILHAAQLSPITVTNKLRAYEWQRLFAATRETLQLWITRLRSEAEAAFPEKVTAFRKDMAVHGRYGLPCPRCGDKILRIRYADKETNYCARCQTGGKVLADRSLSRLLGSDWPRTLEELEALKRR
- a CDS encoding Rieske 2Fe-2S domain-containing protein; amino-acid sequence: MAEPETPQVNPNPEAAKPEATKPAAPKSATAPSATTPPQDATKYVGTPAVGTSKAAAAAGVAGTAPSTDIDRHRRRFVWTMVTGFLMAWFLAFFRFFLPRTLFEPNSVFKIGYPSEFALGVDTKFQQKYRIWVDRTPDRLFVIYARCTHLGCTPDWKPSENKFKCPCHGSGYDSEGINFEGPAPRPMDRAKVELAPDGQIIVDTSRLYQWPKGQPTHFNDPGAFLTGV